Proteins encoded by one window of Culicoides brevitarsis isolate CSIRO-B50_1 chromosome 2, AGI_CSIRO_Cbre_v1, whole genome shotgun sequence:
- the LOC134829896 gene encoding UDP-sugar transporter UST74c isoform X1, with product MADPGSATQFMKIGSALFYGFSSFMITVVNKTVLTTYKFPSFLVLSLGQLFASVIVLSFGKQMKFISYPSFHLDIPKKIFPLPLIFLGNMMFGLGGTQALSLPMFAALRRFSILMTMLLEMKLLQIRPSFAVQISVYSMIGGALLAASDDLSFNLHGYVYVMLTNILTAANGVFVKKKLETVDLGRYGLMFYNSLFMLVPALLGTWIAGDLQLGIEFSYWNDPVFVVQFILSCIMGFILTYSTILCTQYNSALTTTIVGCLKNISITYIGMFIGGDYVFSWLNCIGINISVMGSLLYTYVTFRRKQIKQVQKSDDQMHLLNSSKTETV from the coding sequence ATGGCAGATCCAGGATCAGCTACACAGTTTATGAAGATTGGCAGTGCCTTATTCTACGGCTTCTCCAGCTTTATGATTACAGTTGTAAATAAGACCGTCTTAACTACCTATAAGTTTCCATCGTTTTTAGTTTTATCACTGGGTCAACTATTCGCATCTGTGATAGTATTAAGTTTTGgaaaacaaatgaaatttatatcatATCCAAGTTTCCACTTAGATattccgaaaaaaatattcccgtTGCCGTTAATATTTCTAGGAAACATGATGTTTGGATTAGGAGGGACTCAGGCTTTAAGTTTACCAATGTTTGCCGCACTTAGaagattttccattttaatgaCAATGCTATTGGAAATGAAACTATTGCAAATAAGACCATCTTTTGCTGTGCAAATCAGTGTATATTCTATGATTGGAGGTGCATTATTGGCAGCAAGTGATGacttatcttttaatttacatGGATACGTTTATGTAATGTTAACAAACATTCTTACAGCCGCTAATGGAGTTTTCGTCAAGAAAAAACTAGAAACTGTGGATTTGGGACGTTATGGTCTAATGTTTTACAATTCGTTATTTATGCTGGTCCCAGCCCTACTTGGAACCTGGATAGCGGGAGACTTACAGCTAGGAATCGAATTTTCATATTGGAATGATCccgtttttgttgttcaatttattttatcttgcATCATGGGATTTATACTTACGTATAGCACAATATTATGCACACAATATAATTCAGCATTAACGACGACTATAGTTGGATGCCTTAAGAACATTAGCATAACATATATTGGTATGTTTATTGGCGGAGATTATGTATTTAGTTGGCTTAACTGTATTGGTATCAACATAAGCGTGATGGGTAGCTTATTGTATACTTATGTTACATTCCGTcgaaaacaaattaaacaaGTTCAAAAGTCGGATGATCAAATGcatcttttaaattcttcaaaaacagAAACTGTGTGA
- the LOC134831798 gene encoding protein Mo25 produces the protein MNMPLFGKSPKSPSEIVKQLREAVNCLEKGDKKVEKAQEDISKNLVLIKNMLYGTSDAEPQTDIIVSQLAQEMYNSHLLLLLVQNLARIDFEGKKDVAQVFNNVLRRQIGTRSPTVEYICTKPEILFTLMAGYEHQEIALNCGTMLRECARYEALAKIMLHSEEFYNFFRYVEVSTFDIASDAFSTFKELLTRHKLLCAEFLEHNYDRVFSNYQHLLDSENYVTRRQSLKLLGELLLDRHNFTVMTKYISNPDNLKLMMNMLKEKSRNIQFEAFHVFKVFVANPNKPRPILDILLRNQDKLVDFLTKFHTDRSEDEQFNDEKAYLIKQIKELKPPAEQ, from the exons atgaatatGCCGCTCTTTGGAAAATCACCAAAATCTCCATCGGAAATTGTTAAACAATTAAGAGAAGCAGTCAACTGCTTAGAAAAGGGAGACAAAAAGGTTGAAAAAGCCCAAGAagatataagtaaaaatttg gtcttaatcaaaaatatgttgTACGGTACATCGGATGCTGAACCACAAACTGACATAATAGTTTCACAATTAGCACAAGAAATGTATAATAGTCATTTGCTGCTTTTATTGGTACAAAACTTAGCTCGTATTGactttgaaggaaaaaaagatgTAGCTCAAGTATTCAATAATGTTTTGAGACGTCAAATTGGAACAAGATCACCTACTGTCGAATATATTTGTACAAAACCGGAAATATTATTTACTCTTATGGCTGGATATGAACATCAGGAAATTGCCTTAAATTGCGGAACGATGCTACGTGAGTGTGCTCGATATGAGGCTCTCGCAAAAATTATGTTACACTCCGAGGAGTTTTATAACTTCTTTCGTTATGTCGAAGTATCCACTTTTGATATTGCATCAGATGCATTCTCAACTTTTAAAGAACTATTGACGCGTCATAAATTGCTTTGTGCCGAATTCTTAGAGCATAATTATGATAGAGTATTTTCAAACTATCAACATCTCTTGGACTCCGAAAATTACGTTACAAGGCGTCAAAGTCTCAAACTCTTGGGTGAACTTTTATTAGATCGACACAATTTTACCGTGATgacaaaatatatatcaaaTCCTGATAATCTAAAATTGATGATGAACATGCTTAAAGAAAAGTCACGCAATATTCAGTTTGAAGCCTTTCAtgtgtttaaagtttttgtggCAAATCCTAATAAGCCTCGTCCAATTTTGGACATACTGCTAAGGAATCAGGATAAGTTAGTTGACTTCCTAACTAAATTTCACACAGATAGATCTGAAGACGAACAGTTTAATGACGAGAAggcatatttaattaaacaaattaaagagCTAAAACCACCAGCAGAACAATAG
- the LOC134829896 gene encoding UDP-sugar transporter UST74c isoform X2, with amino-acid sequence MADPGSATQFMKIGSALFYGFSSFMITVVNKTVLTTYKFPSFLVLSLGQLFASVIVLSFGKQMKFISYPSFHLDIPKKIFPLPLIFLGNMMFGLGGTQALSLPMFAALRRFSILMTMLLEMKLLQIRPSFAVQISVYSMIGGALLAATANGVFVKKKLETVDLGRYGLMFYNSLFMLVPALLGTWIAGDLQLGIEFSYWNDPVFVVQFILSCIMGFILTYSTILCTQYNSALTTTIVGCLKNISITYIGMFIGGDYVFSWLNCIGINISVMGSLLYTYVTFRRKQIKQVQKSDDQMHLLNSSKTETV; translated from the exons ATGGCAGATCCAGGATCAGCTACACAGTTTATGAAGATTGGCAGTGCCTTATTCTACGGCTTCTCCAGCTTTATGATTACAGTTGTAAATAAGACCGTCTTAACTACCTATAAGTTTCCATCGTTTTTAGTTTTATCACTGGGTCAACTATTCGCATCTGTGATAGTATTAAGTTTTGgaaaacaaatgaaatttatatcatATCCAAGTTTCCACTTAGATattccgaaaaaaatattcccgtTGCCGTTAATATTTCTAGGAAACATGATGTTTGGATTAGGAGGGACTCAGGCTTTAAGTTTACCAATGTTTGCCGCACTTAGaagattttccattttaatgaCAATGCTATTGGAAATGAAACTATTGCAAATAAGACCATCTTTTGCTGTGCAAATCAGTGTATATTCTATGATTGGAGGTGCATTATTGGCAGCAA CCGCTAATGGAGTTTTCGTCAAGAAAAAACTAGAAACTGTGGATTTGGGACGTTATGGTCTAATGTTTTACAATTCGTTATTTATGCTGGTCCCAGCCCTACTTGGAACCTGGATAGCGGGAGACTTACAGCTAGGAATCGAATTTTCATATTGGAATGATCccgtttttgttgttcaatttattttatcttgcATCATGGGATTTATACTTACGTATAGCACAATATTATGCACACAATATAATTCAGCATTAACGACGACTATAGTTGGATGCCTTAAGAACATTAGCATAACATATATTGGTATGTTTATTGGCGGAGATTATGTATTTAGTTGGCTTAACTGTATTGGTATCAACATAAGCGTGATGGGTAGCTTATTGTATACTTATGTTACATTCCGTcgaaaacaaattaaacaaGTTCAAAAGTCGGATGATCAAATGcatcttttaaattcttcaaaaacagAAACTGTGTGA
- the LOC134828749 gene encoding fer-1-like protein 6, whose translation MIELKSYQYKLNVGHQCIEDNVENTCGKTFEFNATIPEDYMIKISIYTKQKINRYNLIGSTEVDIENRWYTKHHAKFGIPKNYDNTWRYKYKPSQILANICKDLGFEPPFYFDNKVKIANTIFSNSSLESSKNSKEHIALKALHQSQKIFGFKLVPAHVETRALYRKDKYGIEQGKLELWIELHDINDLPKSMELMLKSIFNFELRIIVWSTADVILNEKNIFGKRMSDIYVKCWLNNSNIPQYTDIHYRSTTGKANFNWRMIFPFKYNVEENMIIKKNNCFYEETKLSPRLIVQIWDSDSFSSDDFLGTLSIPLSDCPIPSRKAANCYLKNKWSRVNLFTVRKLKGWFPVFGLQVDQGKHQAVQTGKIKLELEIVSEFDNVQRVGLGRNPPNSLSFPKREDANFIWYKHPFKSLKSGLAHKIREIFLIFINIVLLTSVACFVTQITLHF comes from the exons ATGATTGAACTTAAATCGTATCAATAtaa GCTTAATGTGGGACATCAATGTATCGAAGATAATGTTGAAAACACATGTGGCAAAACATTTGAATTTAACGCAACAATTCCTGA ggactatatgataaaaatctcaatttacactaaacaaaaaattaaccgttATAATTTGATTGGATCTACAGAAGTTGATATTGAAAATCGTTGGTATACAAAACACCACGCCAAATTTGGCAtcccaaaaaattatgacaacaCTTGGCGTTATAAATATAAGCCATCACAGATATTAGCAAACATTTGTAAGGACTTGGGTTTTGAACCACCGttttattttgacaataaagtcaaaattgcgaacacaattttttctaatagttCGTTAGAGAgtagtaaaaattcaaaagaacatATTGCTCTCAAAGCATTACATCAaagtcagaaaatttttggttttaagcTAGTACCTGCACATGTAGAAACTAGAGCTTTGTATAGAAAAGATAAATATGGAATTGAGCAAGGAAAATTAGAATTATGGATAGAGTTACATGATATAAATGATTTGCCAAAATCAATGGAGCTTATGCTTaagtcaatatttaattttgaattgagaATTATCGTTTGGAGCACAGCTGATGTCATTCttaacgagaaaaatatttttggaaagagAATGTCTGATATTTACGTTAAATG TTGGCTGAACAATTCAAATATACCACAGTACACCGATATTCACTACCGATCTACAACAggcaaagcaaattttaattggcGTATGATATTCCCTTTCAAATACAATGTAGAAGAAAATATG ataataaaaaaaaataattgtttttatgaGGAAACGAAACTATCACCTCGTTTAATAGTTCAAATATGGGATAGCGACTCTTTTTCTTCTGATGATTTTCTTGGTACTTTGTCTATACCACTATCTGATTGCCCAATACCAAGTAGAAAAGCTGCAAATTgttatctgaaaaataaatggagcAGAGTCAATTTGTTTACTGTTCGCAAACTTAAGGGGTGGTTTCCAGTTTTTGGGCTTCAAGTTGACCAAGGAAAACATCAGGCTGTTCAAACg ggaaaaattaaactgGAATTGGAAATCGTATCAGAATTTGATAATGTGCAACGTGTTGGATTAGGAAGAAATCCACCGAATTCTCTTTCATTTCCgaa gcGAGAAGATGCTAACTTTATTTGGTATAAACATCCTTTTAAATCTTTGAAATCAGGATTGGCTCATAAAATTCGAGaaatcttcttaatttttattaatattgtatTACTTACTTCAGTAGCATGTTTTGTAACGCAAAtaactttacatttttaa